The genomic region TCATTTGGTCTTAATACACCATAAAGGCATAAAGATATGGCATGTGTTCCAGAAACTATTTGAGGCCTTACTAAGGCGTCTTGTGTGTTAAATATGTCAGAATATATTTTTTCTATTGTATCTCTTCCTATGTCGCCATAACCATATCCTGTTGTTCCATTAAAATGTATATCGCTCAAATGATTCTTTTGCATTGCGTACAATACTTTGTATTGATTTTTTTCTACGATCTTATCAATTTTTTTAAACTCCTCTTCAACATCATTTTCTGCCTTTTCAAGCAAAAAAATAACATCTTTAGAGATGTTAAATTTTTCTTCAAGTATGTTTTCCGACATATTCTCAATCCTCTCTAATATCAATAGAATCAATTATCATCAAATCGTCTTTTGTTATTGTTTTTTTATTTATTACTCTTACAGCTTGTTTTCTTATAGCTCTTTCAATTATGTTTCTAACCAATCTCGCATTGCCTATTTCTCTTGTAGTATTGTCATTAATTAAAACTTTCATTATTTTTCTTTTTGCGCTATCTGTTAGTACGTATTGCCTATTCTTTGTCATTAATTCTGCAATCCGTAACAATTCATCTATAGTGTAGTCAGGAAAATCAATTTGTATAGGGAATCTAGATCTTAAACCTGGGTTTGTGTTTAGAAAATATTCCATTTCATCTCTATAACCTGCCAAAATCAAGACAAATTGATCTTTGTAATCTTCCATTGCTTTGACTAAAGTATCAATCGCCTCTTTACCAAAGTCCTTTTCTCCACCCCTTGCCAAGGAATAAGCTTCATCTACAAATAATATTCCGCCTAATGCTTTTTTTACATTTTCTTGTACTCTATGAGCCGTATGTCCTATGTATTCGCCAACTAAGTCGGCTCTTTCCACTTCTACCACATGTCCTTTGTTAAGGACTCCAATGCCCTTTAAAAGCTTACCCAATATTCTTGCAACGGTTGTCTTTCCAGTACCAGGATTCCCCTTAAACACCATATGTAAAACTATTGGATCTGTCACTAATCCTGCATTTTTCCTCTTAATTTGAACTTGCTCTAAAGCATATAACTCGTTTATTATTTGTTTTACTTTGTTAAGGCCAATTAAAGAGTTTAATTCTTTTAATGCTTCTATCTCGAGGTTTTTATCTTTTTCTATATTTTTATTGTCATCAGATTTTGATTTTTTTTCAATCTTATAATTTTCAAAGTTTACAGACCATATACTCATGACAATCACATCCCAATACATTTTTCGCTAATACTATTTTATGATATTGGGATGTGAAATGTTCATACTGTTTATTATGGGCGAATTCTGGACAGTGTTCTTGGAAATGGTATGCATTCTCTCACATGTTCTGTATTAGTTATCCATGCAACTGTTCTCTCTATACCAAGTCCAAAGCCGGAATGTGGTACAGTGCCATATTTTCTTAAATCAAGATACCAATCGTACATATCAATAGGCAAATTTTCTTCTTTCAGCCTTTTTACTAACAAATCATAATCGTGAATACGCTGACTGCCTCCAATAATCTCCCCATAGCCTTCAGGTGCAAGCAAATCTGCACATAGCACTACTTCAGGTCTATCTTCTTTCGGCTGCATGTAAAAGGCTTTGCATTTGGCAGGGTATTCAGTTATGAAGACAGGTTTATCGAATTGATTTGACAAGAATGTCTCATCTGGCGAGCCCAAATCATTCCCCCATTGAATCTCATATCCATTTTTATTCAAAAGCTCAATTGCTTCATCGTATGTCAATCGAGGAAAAGGAGTTTTGATTTTTTCCAGCTTACCTAGATCTCTTCCAAGTTCTTTTAATTCCCTTGAACAGTTTTCTAATACAGATTGAACTATGTATTCTACCAACTTTTCTTGAACTTCCATATTGCCGTAATGATCGACAAAAGCCATTTCAGGCTCAACCATCCAAAACTCATTTAAGTGTCTTCTCGTTTTTGATTTTTCAGCTCTAAATGTTGGACCAAAGCTGTACACCTTACCAAATGCCATGGCAGCAGCTTCTTGATACAACTGACCAGTTTGTGAAAGATAAGCATTTTCACCAAAATAATCTATTTGAAAAAGGTCTGAAGTTCCTTCACAAGTAGATGGTGTTATGATTGGCGAGTCAATTCTTACAAAATCATTATTATTTAAAAACTCTTGTATTGCCTTTATAACTTCATGGCGAATAGACAAAATTGCCTGCTGTCTCGGTGTTCTGATCCAAAGGTGTCTATTGTCTAATAAAAAATCTACTCCATGTTCTTTTAATGAAATAGGATAATCATTAAAAGCCATCTGTATTAAATCTACATTTTTAACTGTAAGTTCGAAACCGAAAGGAGATCTTTCATCTTTTCTCACAATGCCAGAAACTGATATAGAAGATTCCTGTGTTAATTTGTCGCAAAGTTCAAAGACATTTTCGTCTACTTCATTTTTTACAACTATGCCCTGAACAAATCCAGATCCATCTCGTATTATTAAAAATTTAATTTTCCCGCTGGATCTTTTATTGTATAGCCATCCATTAATTGTAACTTCTTCCCCCACATGATCTTTCATTTCTTTTATTTTTATCAGATTCATATTTACGCCTCCTATCACGTAAATTATAACATAATTATTTTTATACTTCTATACTGACTTCTACGTCTTCAATGCGATTTGCATTAAGCAACGGTTTAACCACATTCTTTATGTATTCTACCGTCTGATTTATAGCTCTTCCAGTAAATTTGATAGGATTTATAATATCATCAATCTCTGTGTCTGACAAAATTATTCTTTCATCTTTTTTTAACATATCTAATAGCTGATTTTCTCCACCGTTTTTAATAATTTCCTGGGCCTTTAGCGAATTTTCACGTATGACTTCATGCAATTCTTGTCTATCTCCGCCTTTTACAACACATTCCATTAAAATTGCTTCAGTAGCCATAAATGGCAGTTCATTCATGACATGCTTGTTAATTATTTTGGTATTCACCTGTAATCCAGATGCGACATTTAAATATAAATTTAAAATAGCATCAGTTGCGAGAAACATCTCTGGTATTATAATTCTTCTATTGGCAGAATCATCAAGTGTTCTTTCAAACCATTGTGAAGATGATGTAATTGATGAATTAAGCAGTGCCGTAATAACGTACCTGGAAAGTGATGCTATCCTTTCGCATCTCATTGGATTTCTTTTATATGCCATTGCTGATGAGCCTACTTGTTTTTCTTCAAATGGTTCTTCTATTTCCTTTAAATGCTGCAACAATCTTATATCATTGCTGAATTTGTGTGCACTTTGAGCTATTTCACTTAAAACAGAAAGAAGCAAAAAGTCATACTTCCTTGTGTAAGTTTGGCCAGTTACGTCAAACGATTTGTCAAAGCCCATCTTTTCTACTACAAGCCTATCAAGCAGTTTTACTTTTTCTTCGTCACCATTAAACAGCTCCATGAAACTTGCCTGTGTTCCTGTTGTTCCTTTTACGCCTCTTAGCTTTATATTTTTAAGCCTATATTCAAGATCTTCGTAATCAAATATCAAATCTTGAATCCATAGAGTAGCTCTTTTCCCGACAGTTGTCAACTGAGCTGGTTGAAAGTGAGTAAAACCCAATGTAGGTATATCTTTATATTTTAATGCAAAATCTGAAAGTATCTCAATTAGCTTAAGTAATTTTTTTCTGATTATCTGGAATCCTTTATACATAAGTATAATATCTGTATTATCATCCACAAAAGCAGATGTTGCTCCTAAGTGTATAATTGGCTTTGCCTTTGGACACTGCAGGCCATATGCTCTAATATGTGCCATGACATCGTGCCGAAGTTCTTTTTCCAGTCTCTTAGCATCTTCGTAATTTATATCTTCAACATGTTTCTCCATCTCTTCTATTTGTTCATCGGTAATATTAAGCCCTAATTCTTTTTCGCTTTTTGCTAAAGCGATCCATAGCTTTCTCCAAGTTTTGAATTTTTCATCATCTGAGAATATTTGAGACATTTCTTTGCTTGCATAACGTGTTATCAATGGATTTTCATATAGATTTGACATAATTACCTCCGATTTCTAAAAATTTGTTAATAAGTTTTCTATTCTATTGAAGCCTTCTTCAATATTATTCATCGATGTTGCATACGAAACTCTAATATAATTATCATTGCCAAATGGAAGACATGGTATTACAGCAACTTTAGCTTTTTCTAAAAGAAAATTAGCAAAATCAATGGAACCATTTATTTTTCTTCCATCTATTTCAGTCCCAATAAAATTACTAATGTTGATAATTATATAAAATGCGCCATCTGGTGCGATAGCCTTTAAACCATCTATTTTATTTATTCTTTGAAGCATGTAATCCCGTCTTCTCTTAAATTCAACAACCATAGCTTTGATCGTATCATCGCCTTGATTCAGTGCTGCAACACTGGCATATTGAGCTATTGTATTAGGATTTGATGTAGTATGACTTTGAATATTGTTAATTAATTTAGCAATCTCAGGATTTGATGCAGAATATCCAATCCTCCATCCTGTCATTG from Thermoanaerobacterium sp. PSU-2 harbors:
- the purB gene encoding adenylosuccinate lyase, whose translation is MSNLYENPLITRYASKEMSQIFSDDEKFKTWRKLWIALAKSEKELGLNITDEQIEEMEKHVEDINYEDAKRLEKELRHDVMAHIRAYGLQCPKAKPIIHLGATSAFVDDNTDIILMYKGFQIIRKKLLKLIEILSDFALKYKDIPTLGFTHFQPAQLTTVGKRATLWIQDLIFDYEDLEYRLKNIKLRGVKGTTGTQASFMELFNGDEEKVKLLDRLVVEKMGFDKSFDVTGQTYTRKYDFLLLSVLSEIAQSAHKFSNDIRLLQHLKEIEEPFEEKQVGSSAMAYKRNPMRCERIASLSRYVITALLNSSITSSSQWFERTLDDSANRRIIIPEMFLATDAILNLYLNVASGLQVNTKIINKHVMNELPFMATEAILMECVVKGGDRQELHEVIRENSLKAQEIIKNGGENQLLDMLKKDERIILSDTEIDDIINPIKFTGRAINQTVEYIKNVVKPLLNANRIEDVEVSIEV
- the asnS gene encoding asparagine--tRNA ligase, producing the protein MNLIKIKEMKDHVGEEVTINGWLYNKRSSGKIKFLIIRDGSGFVQGIVVKNEVDENVFELCDKLTQESSISVSGIVRKDERSPFGFELTVKNVDLIQMAFNDYPISLKEHGVDFLLDNRHLWIRTPRQQAILSIRHEVIKAIQEFLNNNDFVRIDSPIITPSTCEGTSDLFQIDYFGENAYLSQTGQLYQEAAAMAFGKVYSFGPTFRAEKSKTRRHLNEFWMVEPEMAFVDHYGNMEVQEKLVEYIVQSVLENCSRELKELGRDLGKLEKIKTPFPRLTYDEAIELLNKNGYEIQWGNDLGSPDETFLSNQFDKPVFITEYPAKCKAFYMQPKEDRPEVVLCADLLAPEGYGEIIGGSQRIHDYDLLVKRLKEENLPIDMYDWYLDLRKYGTVPHSGFGLGIERTVAWITNTEHVRECIPFPRTLSRIRP
- the spoVK gene encoding stage V sporulation protein K; translated protein: MSIWSVNFENYKIEKKSKSDDNKNIEKDKNLEIEALKELNSLIGLNKVKQIINELYALEQVQIKRKNAGLVTDPIVLHMVFKGNPGTGKTTVARILGKLLKGIGVLNKGHVVEVERADLVGEYIGHTAHRVQENVKKALGGILFVDEAYSLARGGEKDFGKEAIDTLVKAMEDYKDQFVLILAGYRDEMEYFLNTNPGLRSRFPIQIDFPDYTIDELLRIAELMTKNRQYVLTDSAKRKIMKVLINDNTTREIGNARLVRNIIERAIRKQAVRVINKKTITKDDLMIIDSIDIRED